Below is a genomic region from Pleuronectes platessa chromosome 2, fPlePla1.1, whole genome shotgun sequence.
TATACAACTGAATGATTTTTTACTGGACTGTATCAGTAATACTTGGCGTCAGCCAGATGTTACAAATAGCAATTGATCCTTCTGGTTCTCGAAGAATTCCCGTTGGGGCCTTAAATTCGTCAGTGTCAGGCTACAGTATCAGTTCCAATTCCACACACTATGCTCACAGTATCTGTTGTCTCTGTTATGTGGGAAAACAGggtataaacattttatttgtatgggACAATTAAGTTAAATTCTTGAGCATTTAATTTCAAATTTTGGGTGTGGTCAGAAGTAGAATTGCAAACGTGACTCTTACAAAAGAGTATGCATGTATGTTAAAGAAATGATGCATTTGAAAACATTCATAGTACATTCTGTACAGCAGTATCTTTCTGCCACCATGGCACACTATACTGTCCACCGCTTTGTCGTTTCTGATGcaaccacagagagacactgaagttgaggctgctgtgttttcagGAACAAGAAGGATAGTGGTATGATCCCAGGCTCCTCCGGCCTGCATGCCGAAATGTCCTTGGACAAGACAGATCCTCAAAACTTCCCCAGACAGCTGTGCGGGCAGTGTGTTAATGGTGTGAAAAAGCATTTAGCATTGTTTGAATATGACTTATACCATAAAGTGAAAGGTTGATAAGAGTAgtaaagtgctatataaattcaATACATTTACCATTCAGTTTAAGCTACACCTTGATAACATTATGTATTTGCTGATTGTGGGCTGCAGTGTGTCTTCACTATATCTGTGACTTTGGTGTCTGCCGTGTGGAGGACTGATAAACAACAGATCTGTTGCCAGGGAGTGTTGAGAATAATCAGAGCAGTGTAGCTTCTTGAATGGTGCCATCTCATGACTCATCTATTTTTTCCTTACCCAGAGTAGAATCAAAAGTAAGATAAAGGCCTAGTAACCTGACCAAATAAAAGCCAGTCAGCCTTTAGTTGGAGTTAAAAAACGTCAGCCAGTGATGCTGAGTTGCTTTTGCTGTGACCTATAAAAAGCTGCAGGGTTGGTAAGCTCCGGAGGCGCTGTCAGGGACCAGATAGAGATCATCTATGAAAAATGATGGTCTCCCAGCAGAGCTGTTGGGTTCTGCCTTGGCTGCAGAACACGTCCGGACTGTACAGAGATGACTGAACAGCACTTGGTACATGTGACCAAGAGACATGTTAGCAGTCGAGGATGATTAATGGCTGTGTTTGCTAATGACTGCAAAAGAGCACTGCAGTGTGAAAGGATTTTCACATTGAATACTTAAGTAAAGAGAGCCCAGGGCCAGATCATCAGGTTACAGACCCCTGggtacaaatgttttatgggCCCCAAGCAAACTTGGTTTCATATtcaggatttgtttttctttgtttaaaggttcagtgtgtataattaagtgacatctagtggtgaagattCATGTTGTGGCTGAATactcctcacctcaccctccccttccaaacatgaaggagaacctgtggtagactTCATTTGTCATTAAAACTAAAAGATTGAAAAATTTGCTAACTGATTTCCACTTGGTAATGATGGCACGTCCCTCCCATTTTTTCTCATGTTCTATTTGTTTTGCTGCACCGACTTCGGTTTCTGACTAGTGTCAGATTAAGAGTAACATAAGGGAGAGCAGGGTCAAGTCAAACTGCTAGGACGACGATGACCCAACCCCAGAGGAAGAACATTGTGAATTATTTATATTCTGTGAAAACCACACTAATACAAAATAACTTTTTGAGAAAAGCACAGTAGATATCTCATATTTTGCTAAATTACTCTTTAGCTACAGTGGCCCAAGTTTTAAATCAGTAACAGCCTTCtcaaaaaacagtttttactttaaatgctGACAATGAGTTCCCATTAGTCCACATGTTCTTGCTGTGGCGGCCATACCATGGCTTCTTCCATTAAGGATTTTGCTGCAGTGACGTCAGCCTTTTTCTCCTGCACTGCAGTGTGTCATATCATGTGCATGTAACCAGCAGCTCTTTGTCTGCTCCGTGCACAAATGTAGTCGGCAACATCATAGTAAATCTTTTTAATTGAAACAAGAGTGAAGCTGGATGGATACATTTGTTTGCCCACTCAGCTGAAGTGAACCTATAACCACACCACTTCCTGAACATATCTCTGCTACTATTAGGTGATGAAGACCAAACAGAGTAAATTAATCTGTTTCTAAAACACTGTATTGTatattatgtattatatatcatttatgAATGTGATCTGTTATTGTTTTGGCAGATTGTAAATGTGTAATACATGGAAAAGTCATCTTCAGTGTGTTGGTAAAGAGGTTTAATTTACCGAACAATAAAGAATATCAATTGAAATAATGGTTAAATACTGTGGGATAAAGTCAATTCCACGCTCGTGATGGATGTGGAGCtgaaaaatcaaacagtgaTGTTAACTGTGATCAATACTGGGGAAACGTACACCATAGAGGGTATCATCAAAACAAGGCCACTTAACAGCGAAATGCTGCATGTATTCGCAATTAAAGAAATGATCATGAAATGTACTTGTGTTACTTTATTGTCTAACTTCAAATTAAATACATGTGAGCACTTGTATGCAATGTTGTATGCAACAAGATATAGCAGAGATATAGTACACTGGCTCAGGGGCACACTCAAAAGTGATGAACACTTGCGCTGTGTCTCAATACTGGGGCTGCAGCCttcggaggctgcatttgaagaccaaTTAGATCAGATCCACAATTCCACTGTAATGACAATATACGTTGATCGGAAAAAGACAAAGTCAGCATGTTATATTGATAGCCAAAATGATGTTAGCCTCATTCTCAATTAATTAAGTGTATTTCCTCAGATAACTTGAATTGGCAGGCTAACGCATCCTAGCTGTGTTCATCACTTTTTagggtcccctggaaacacagtATGTGCAGTGTATTTTCTAATTGCCACCGTACCTTTTCCTTGGCGCTTTGAGGCCACTGCCCTCAGTGCAGCTAAAGTTATTTTTGgtttcctctcttcctttcGACCATTAATAGGTTACATCAAGGGTTACATCAATAGCATCAGCTCCTCAGTTTCTTCAGCTTAGCATCACTGTTTCTGTATTCACCTAAAATGTAATACTAGCACATTTATTAAGAAGAGCAATCACCTGCATCATGGCTGACGAGTTATTCTGATTTCTAAAAAAGGAATGCATACTATACAGGACAAAGCAAACCAATGATGTTGAGAAAGttccattttattcattttagcATAGCAAACATTATAATTATTCGGTGGTGCGCGTgatttaaattacattgtaaagAAATAGAGCTGAAATGTGTTAACGTCGATTCTCCAATTGGTTTAGTATAAGTAGGCATCAAATAAGAGCTATAGCTTCTAAAAACTATAAgtgtcaaaataaatataactttCCTTTAACATATTTCAACAATttttattacaactttattacaCACGTGACTCCTTTCTATCCCAACAAATGTGTTTTACATGGCTGGTTCACTCTAACAGAGTGTGGTTCATTACATTGAATGGGAGTTACAAAATACTACAGAAGAGTATTACGTGTATAAAGCCGATATGTTAGCAAGTGTTGTAGATGTTCAGTGCATGAGCTGCTGATGATATTCAAACCATCCTCCCCTGAAGCAGCGGACGACTTTCTCCTGGCGACTGTCGGCTCAACAAGTTCCACAACAACAAAGGCACAGATGTGACCGTCGAGCTGCCTCCACTCTGGTCCTCGCTGAGAGGCTGGTACTGCTTGAACCGTCTGTTTCGATACATGGAACAGAAAACACTTACTCATGACCAAGTTCAAGATGAGTACATATGGCACtaaacagtaaaaaaatgtgtgtctACATCTGTGTTTTGGGGTGAAATGTGTTCACAGCTGTTGGATGGATAACATAAAATATGATGAAGACACTTATGTTCCCCTCAGGATGAATCGTAAGAACTTTAGTAATCCCTTAACCTTATCTCCACCACCAGAATAACATTTTGACTTGTTCAATCCTTCGGAAATGGATTTGGATTTAGACTAGGGGAGTGAGGCCTGATCACAAGTTGTTACTAGAGACCCAAGTGACAACACCAATTCCAGGTGTGAGGAGATGTAGTTGGCGGTGGACTGGGAGGCATCTGGCCACACTTTTAAAGTTTTGAAGCTAGATGCGTCCTGGGGctcattcttcctctttctcagtTTCAAATTAGTAAATCTTATTTCATAGTTGAGCTGCACACAGAACATTGATTCACTCAGCCTTTCttggctctctctcttctctgtccttCTCACAGTGACGTACACAAAGATACATTGACGACAGACTAATATCTATAGTCACATTGGCTAAAAACAGAATTTGGTCTTATGAAAAGAAATGACATATAGTCACCAAGTGGAAAGACTAATACCAAGTGTGAACTGCCGCACTCAGAGCCCACTACTTGTGAGCGGATCACCTGACACAATCAAAACCAAAACTTTATCCCCAGATTAACTTGGGTTCATAAATTAGTGACTCACCTGTACATCAAACCAATACAACAGACAACGCAGGCGAGCACCATAACACCCAGGACAGTGGCGGCTGTTCCAGCTGGGGAACCGCCAGAGGCTGTAATTAAAGTACATTGAAGGAATGAGAAGGAGTAACATGTAAATCAAGTCATTATAGTGGCTGATAACTAATTTCTCTTCCACCCACCTACTGTTACACTGACTCTGGCACTCGCCACAGCAAGACTGACGTCATTGGACAAGGAGACATTGATGCAAAATACTCCAGAGTCATTGAAGAACTGGCGAAGGATCATCTGACAGTCTGGAGATGGTGTGGCTGCAGTACAGATGGTTTGCACTGGTGTGATACAGTCAGCATCTGAAATGACTGTGCATACCTCACTTGGCAGACTGAAAGAAGAATAGAGGAGACCAGCAATGAGTGCACATAATAAACTTAGCTTGATGATAAATTACATGACACAGCTCCCATGTAAGCTAACCAGGAGAAAAGTGCTGTATTAGAAGTAATTTATCAAGATAAGAGGAAATCTTTTCACTTTATGTGATAAACTGAACCATAAGTGAACTCCTTATCCCTCTGTGTGCTTACAATTGAGTTTGGAGacacttcattttcatttgcagtTTGATTAATGGAGATTCTTTAATTTGTTAATGGATTGAGTTCAACCATAATCTGTAGACTCATCACTGATTTAATGTAAATTAGAATTATTTTAgtttaaagatggaggacataaCATGACAGCTCCTGTTCTGAAGCCAAGCAATCTCAttgacccctggtggctgcctgcagtatgGGAcacaaaccctgcctcctccatgttagtggatgggacatggaccaaactaattATGTTATCACACTGATTTATATCAAAGTGTTAACTTTTCCACAAAATTGAGTttgttatttcagttattcGATGCAATAAAGAATATGGTGAAAATGTTCGGATGACAAAATGACAGCATCTGCATCCAagatattttagcttaattttGTGCaatggaaggaagtggagatgtgtcgtccatcgtatatatatatatatatatatatatatatagactgtGGTTTGAATGAGAATAAATTATAGTGTAAGTTATGGAGCTAAGTGGAGCTAAGTGGAGATAAATGAACAAGCTCAACTTTAGTAACTTGCAAATTGTAATGACTTAATGACCTCAATGAATGTACCCACCTTCCCTGACAGGAGATGGTGACGTCCACAGCATTTTCAATCACCTCCGTCGTCATTGACACAACATTGGACACCTGTACGATCTCTACACTTTCAATACCCTCTGCAGGGTTGAAATAAGAGAGAGATTTTAACACTGTTAAACAGCACtgttttcaataaaacattatattatCAGTTGAGGAATAATCTgccataacaaaaaaaaacatgttttcttacGGACGACATCCACAGAAGTGGCAAGGGAGCCATAACGGTAGACCATACAATCAGCCGCCAGCTCTGGTGCTTGTCGTTTAGCCACAACAAGAACAACTTGAGCTGGATCTGCTTCCGCTTCAGCTGGAGCAGCCTCTTCCTCAACAGCTGGTACCTCTGGGGAGCAATAGAGAAAATGTGTCAAAATATATCTGTAACACGAgcagcttttttattttgtgtatacatattttagtgtaaaatAGATACTCACCCGCAGCAGCTACAGTTGCTACAACTTCATTCTCAGTTTCCTGTACTTCAGCCTCAGTATCCACTGCAGCATCCACTGGTGCTGCTTCTTCTACAACTGTGGCCTCAGTGGCAACAGGAGCGACGGCGTCATCAGCAGGGGCTGCTGTTTCAGCTTGGACAACCTCTGCTGCAGCATCAGTAGCCACAACTTCAGCTTCTTGCTCCACAGTTTCTTCTGCCACAGGAGCAACGGTGACTCCAGCAGTGACCTCAACGGCAgtttcttctccctctgcaaCAGGGGCAACTGAGGCAGCAGCATCAATCACAGGCACATTTTCTTCAGTGACAGCTGTTGCAGCATCTGTatctgcagcagcttcatcagCAACAGCTGTATCAGCATCTACAACCACTgtatctgcagctgctgtatcTACAACCACTgtatctgcagctgctgtatcTACAACCACTGTATCGGCATCTACAACCACTGTATCAGCATCTACAACCACTGCATCCACAGCCGCTGTATCTACAACCACTGTATCGGCATCTACAACCACTGTATCGGCATCTACAACCACTGTATCAGCATCTACAACCACTGCATCCACAGCCGCTGTATCTACAACCACTGTATCGGCATCTACAACCGCTGTATCTGCAACCACTGTATCGACAGCAGCTGTATCTGCAACTGCCGGTTCTTCAGCTGCAGGTGCAACAGGGGCCACAGTGGCTGCCTCCCCTGTAGTAGCATCTGTTTCATCTGCAGCAACATCTacctctgcagcagcatctACCTCTGCAGCAGCATTGGCAGGATCTTCTGCTGGAACAACAGCTGCATCAACTCCTGCAGGTGCCACCGAGGCAACCTCTATAACCTCTGCATCTGTATCAACAACTGCTTCTCCATCGACTGCATCTGCAGCTGTGTCGGCTGGCTGGACAGAAGCAGCAAGCGGGGTGGCGTCAGGAGCAGGGACATCCAGCGCAATTGCATCTCCTGCCTCAGCTGGCGCTGCTTGAGTGGGGTCTATCACGATAactgctggagctgcagaggcaTCAACAGGcgccacagagagagaagttAAAAACAACGGAGTGTAACAGAGTTCAGACATCACATAGGATGGCAGTTACATAAAAAAGATGGGTACAAAATCTTACAAGCAGT
It encodes:
- the LOC128461485 gene encoding melanocyte protein PMEL, translated to MTTVALLLLIIAFTSANAIQRRSQFTRYRSWNSRMYPVWKDGDTRFRNCWFGGEVTFDLKSDGPTLTGARTTFNINLNFPPNQTVLSDGQVVWARNCTIDGQQYQEGQAVYPNQDTEQTGLFPDGTPFSRSQNKKPHYVFVWKTWGRYWQVADGPSSSLTIGTDNVPLGSYNMEVVIYHCRGKDKFIPLGYASSVFSVTDQVPFSISLAQLSDINQDDQNFIQNRAIAFSVKLHDPSQYLGNADISFSWDFGDSSGTLISREQTVTHTYLAVGAFKPQVVLMATIPGDCGNPTASPAVIVIDPTQAAPAEAGDAIALDVPAPDATPLAASVQPADTAADAVDGEAVVDTDAEVIEVASVAPAGVDAAVVPAEDPANAAAEVDAAAEVDVAADETDATTGEAATVAPVAPAAEEPAVADTAAVDTVVADTAVVDADTVVVDTAAVDAVVVDADTVVVDADTVVVDADTVVVDTAAVDAVVVDADTVVVDADTVVVDTAAADTVVVDTAAADTVVVDADTAVADEAAADTDAATAVTEENVPVIDAAASVAPVAEGEETAVEVTAGVTVAPVAEETVEQEAEVVATDAAAEVVQAETAAPADDAVAPVATEATVVEEAAPVDAAVDTEAEVQETENEVVATVAAAEVPAVEEEAAPAEAEADPAQVVLVVAKRQAPELAADCMVYRYGSLATSVDVVQGIESVEIVQVSNVVSMTTEVIENAVDVTISCQGSLPSEVCTVISDADCITPVQTICTAATPSPDCQMILRQFFNDSGVFCINVSLSNDVSLAVASARVSVTVASGGSPAGTAATVLGVMVLACVVCCIGLMYRRFKQYQPLSEDQSGGSSTVTSVPLLLWNLLSRQSPGESRPLLQGRMV